A window of Desulfofundulus luciae contains these coding sequences:
- a CDS encoding DUF5678 domain-containing protein, with product MAAEGVILVQCQGQWLAFVDGVVVAVGNNFDDVWNRALVY from the coding sequence ATGGCGGCTGAGGGGGTTATTCTGGTCCAGTGCCAGGGTCAGTGGCTGGCCTTCGTGGATGGTGTTGTGGTGGCCGTAGGGAATAATTTCGATGACGTTTGGAACCGGGCGCTGGTTTACTGA
- a CDS encoding DUF342 domain-containing protein — protein MVDEYRSVKVTISEDKMKAYVSAPGEVTVLDPEAVYKALQAAGVVFGIKDDAVISFATSPQPEPLLVAEGEPPQPGVDERLEMLFDDGTLFERAVDEDKRVDFRETSTIVSVESGALLAVKHPPQPGLPGRAVTGEDLPPPPPRLLELRAGKGVELKENGTRVVALVNGRPWYKQAGNTYVFNVDPLLVHKGDVCIKSGNIRFKGDLKILGNVCEAMKVQATGCVEITGLVTRATVISGGKLQVHRGVIGSKLRAGSGFPGAKKLSFMLRDIQSNLDLLKQAVEQLKRHQENNLDRVDFGRVLMTLMDTKFKNLRSLVKSTMREIAAIRAEVPDEVARCCRSLNCLVGLNPLTVKSFSDVTRDVESAAALLQETAENPADVVIPSAMSSTIQSSGSVYVTQRGCVNTTINAGQDVVVKGSFKGGEVFCEGNAEIEELGSTLGVPPVVRVGAAGVIRVKRAFPGSVVQVGQRRMILTQEMGSFKARLNKEGELDIIPGN, from the coding sequence ATGGTCGATGAGTACCGGAGCGTGAAGGTAACCATTAGCGAGGATAAAATGAAAGCTTATGTTTCTGCTCCGGGGGAAGTTACCGTCCTGGATCCGGAAGCGGTTTATAAAGCGCTACAGGCGGCAGGAGTGGTTTTCGGAATCAAAGATGATGCGGTAATCTCGTTTGCTACGAGCCCCCAGCCGGAGCCGCTGCTGGTGGCGGAAGGGGAGCCTCCGCAACCGGGTGTGGATGAGCGGCTGGAAATGCTTTTTGATGATGGAACGCTTTTCGAAAGGGCTGTGGACGAGGATAAGCGCGTTGATTTCCGGGAAACCAGTACCATTGTCTCTGTGGAATCCGGGGCCTTGCTGGCAGTAAAGCACCCTCCGCAGCCCGGATTGCCAGGCAGGGCCGTGACCGGCGAGGATCTCCCTCCCCCGCCGCCACGGCTGTTGGAGTTGCGGGCGGGAAAAGGGGTGGAACTAAAGGAAAACGGTACCCGGGTGGTGGCCCTGGTTAACGGGCGGCCCTGGTATAAACAGGCCGGGAACACTTATGTTTTTAATGTTGACCCCCTGCTGGTTCACAAAGGGGATGTATGCATTAAAAGCGGTAACATCAGGTTTAAAGGGGACTTGAAAATTCTGGGCAATGTCTGCGAGGCCATGAAAGTTCAGGCTACCGGCTGTGTAGAAATCACCGGACTGGTAACCCGGGCCACGGTGATCAGCGGGGGCAAGTTGCAGGTACACCGGGGGGTGATCGGCAGTAAACTGCGGGCCGGTAGCGGTTTTCCCGGGGCTAAAAAGCTTTCCTTCATGCTCCGGGACATTCAATCCAACCTGGACCTTCTCAAGCAGGCCGTGGAGCAGTTAAAGCGGCACCAGGAAAACAATTTGGACCGGGTAGACTTCGGGCGGGTTCTTATGACCCTGATGGATACAAAATTTAAAAACCTGCGTTCCCTGGTAAAAAGCACCATGCGGGAAATTGCTGCCATCAGGGCAGAGGTGCCCGATGAAGTAGCCAGATGCTGCCGTTCCTTAAACTGTCTGGTGGGGCTGAATCCCCTGACGGTAAAAAGTTTTAGCGATGTAACCAGGGATGTGGAATCTGCCGCCGCCCTGCTGCAGGAAACTGCTGAAAATCCGGCCGATGTGGTGATCCCTTCGGCCATGAGTTCCACCATCCAGAGTTCCGGCAGCGTCTATGTGACCCAGCGGGGCTGTGTCAATACCACTATTAATGCCGGGCAGGATGTAGTGGTCAAAGGTTCTTTCAAAGGCGGGGAGGTCTTTTGTGAGGGCAACGCCGAGATAGAAGAACTGGGCAGCACCCTGGGGGTGCCTCCGGTGGTCCGGGTAGGGGCGGCCGGGGTAATCAGAGTAAAGCGGGCCTTCCCGGGGTCTGTGGTGCAGGTGGGGCAGCGCCGCATGATTCTTACGCAGGAAATGGGCTCTTTTAAAGCCCGTCTCAATAAAGAGGGAGAACTGGATATTATCCCGGGAAATTAA
- a CDS encoding ferredoxin domain-containing protein produces MVVREAMLMVAQLMALSARTAPKGLGQDYVGTRVLSGEELSRLADEMERFGKERGKANFDRDADNVRRSDAVVLISLTENKPLGLNCGACGFSRCEDLQAREGPEFPGPLCAWRLLDVGIALGSAAKTASLFNADNRIMYRVGTVARQMGLLQGPIVVGIPISATGKNIYFDRPVK; encoded by the coding sequence ATGGTAGTGCGCGAGGCTATGTTAATGGTTGCCCAGCTGATGGCCCTGTCGGCCCGGACCGCTCCCAAGGGGTTGGGCCAGGATTATGTGGGTACCCGGGTGCTGTCGGGAGAAGAGCTCTCCCGGCTGGCCGATGAAATGGAACGCTTTGGAAAGGAACGGGGGAAGGCCAACTTCGACCGGGATGCCGATAATGTGCGCCGGTCAGACGCGGTAGTACTCATTTCCCTCACGGAAAACAAGCCTTTGGGCCTGAACTGCGGGGCCTGTGGTTTTAGCCGGTGTGAGGATTTGCAAGCCCGGGAGGGCCCGGAATTCCCTGGCCCCTTATGCGCCTGGCGTCTTTTGGACGTGGGCATTGCCCTGGGTTCGGCGGCCAAAACGGCCAGCCTATTTAACGCCGACAACCGGATCATGTACCGGGTGGGTACGGTTGCCCGCCAGATGGGTTTACTCCAGGGTCCCATCGTGGTGGGTATTCCCATTTCCGCTACGGGCAAGAACATTTATTTTGATCGCCCGGTAAAGTAA
- the cobT gene encoding nicotinate-nucleotide--dimethylbenzimidazole phosphoribosyltransferase codes for MLLEKTIAEVGTLYPEPMAEARKRLDSLIKPPGSLGRLEELAVQLAGITGKPRPVVGDRVIIIMAGDHGVVAEGVSVAPQEITHQQIPAFLTGVAGIGVLGRLAGARLVVVDVGVAVPVDYPGVLNRKVRPGTGNIACGPAMTREEAVRSVEVGIEVVQGEIDRGATLIGLGDMGIGNTTPSSAIAAVLGGYAPEEVTGRGTLVNDQVLCQKIKVVTRALEVNRPDPADALDVLAKVGGLEIGGLAGVILGAAARRVPVVIDGFITTAAAMVAAGLQPRVKEFMIASHLSGEQGHRLMLEHLGLVPMLYLNMRLGEGTGAALAMHLVEAACRVINEMASFSEAGIAALDEDKILK; via the coding sequence TTGTTGCTGGAAAAGACCATTGCCGAAGTGGGAACGCTATACCCGGAGCCTATGGCTGAAGCCCGAAAACGGCTGGACAGCCTGATCAAACCACCCGGCAGCCTGGGCCGGCTGGAAGAGCTGGCCGTCCAACTGGCCGGTATTACCGGCAAACCCCGCCCTGTGGTTGGCGACCGGGTGATTATCATTATGGCCGGGGACCACGGGGTGGTAGCCGAGGGAGTGAGTGTGGCGCCCCAGGAGATCACCCACCAGCAGATTCCAGCCTTCCTCACGGGGGTGGCCGGTATTGGCGTGCTGGGGCGGCTGGCCGGCGCTCGCCTGGTGGTGGTGGACGTGGGGGTAGCGGTGCCGGTAGATTACCCAGGCGTGCTGAACCGGAAAGTGCGTCCCGGGACGGGGAACATTGCCTGCGGCCCGGCCATGACCCGGGAGGAAGCGGTACGGTCGGTGGAAGTGGGTATCGAGGTGGTCCAGGGGGAGATCGACCGGGGAGCAACTTTGATTGGCCTTGGCGATATGGGCATCGGGAACACCACTCCCAGCAGTGCTATTGCCGCGGTGCTGGGTGGTTATGCCCCCGAGGAGGTTACCGGCCGGGGCACCCTGGTCAACGACCAGGTTCTGTGCCAGAAGATAAAAGTGGTAACTAGGGCGCTGGAAGTGAACCGGCCCGATCCTGCAGACGCTCTGGACGTGCTGGCCAAGGTGGGTGGGCTGGAGATTGGCGGCCTGGCCGGCGTTATTCTGGGGGCGGCCGCCCGGCGGGTACCCGTGGTCATCGACGGCTTTATTACCACTGCAGCGGCCATGGTGGCGGCCGGCCTACAGCCCAGGGTAAAGGAGTTCATGATTGCGTCCCATCTTTCCGGCGAGCAGGGCCATCGTTTGATGCTGGAGCACCTGGGATTGGTACCCATGCTTTACCTGAATATGCGTTTGGGTGAAGGAACCGGTGCGGCCCTGGCTATGCACCTGGTGGAGGCGGCCTGCCGGGTGATTAACGAGATGGCCAGTTTCAGCGAGGCGGGCATTGCCGCTCTGGATGAAGATAAGATATTAAAGTAA